One region of Nycticebus coucang isolate mNycCou1 chromosome 10, mNycCou1.pri, whole genome shotgun sequence genomic DNA includes:
- the CD5L gene encoding CD5 antigen-like: MALLFSLILAICARPGLFGSPPRVRLVEGSHPCEGRVEVEQQGQWGLVCDDGWDMADVAVVCQELGCGAAKRAISGNLYKPLPKEEQKVLIQNVKCSGTEKTLAQCEKDEDVFDCSFDEAAGAVCENLESPVFEDVRLADGPGHCQGRVELKHQDKWNAVCQTGWNLQAAKVVCRQLGCGRAVLTKKHCEESVQGQRPIWPSQMSCSGQEVTLQDCPARPRGKSNCTFNEHIWVECEDAFDLRLAGDKPCSGRLEVLHKGVWGSVCDDGWGAREDQVVCKQLGCGKPLSPSPKDRKSYGPGVGRIWLDDVHCSGKEQSLEYCRHRFWGYHDCTHKEDVAVFCSE; this comes from the exons ctatttgTGCCAGACCTGGACTCtttg GGTCCCCACCTAGAGTGCGGCTGGTGGAAGGCTCCCACCCTTGTGAGGGCCGGGTGGAGGTGGAGCAGCAGGGCCAGTGGGGCCTGGTGTGTGATGATGGCTGGGACATGGCTGACGTGGCTGTGGTGTGCCAGGAGTTGGGCTGTGGTGCGGCCAAGAGAGCGATCAGTGGTAATTTATATAAACCATTACCAAAAGAAGAGCAGAAAGTCCTTATTCAAAATGTCAAATGCAGTGGGACGGAAAAAACTCTGGCTCAGTGCGAGAAAGACGAAGATGTGTTCGACTGTTCGTTTGACGAGGCCGCTGGTGCAGTGTGTGAGA ACCTGGAAAGCCCAGTTTTTGAGGATGTGAGGCTGGCCGATGGCCCTGGGCACTGCCAGGGGCGAGTGGAGCTGAAGCACCAGGACAAGTGGAACGCCGTGTGCCAAACGGGGTGGAACCTCCAGGCTGCGAAGGTGGTGTGCCGCCAGCTGGGCTGCGGACGGGCCGTGCTGACCAAGAAACACTGCGAAGAATCTGTCCAGGGCCAAAGACCCATCTGGCCGAGCCAGATGTCTTGCTCAGGACAAGAAGTCACCCTTCAGGATTGCCCTGCCAGGCCTCGGGGGAAGAGCAACTGCACCTTTAATGAGCACATTTGGGTCGAGTGTGAAG ATGCCTTTGACCTGAGACTCGCAGGAGACAAGCCGTGCTCTGGACGACTAGAGGTGCTGCACAAGGGCGTATGGGGCTCCGTCTGTGATGATGGCTGGGGGGCACGGGAGGACCAGGTGGTGTGCAAGCAGCTGGGCTGTGGGAAgcccctctctccatcccccaAAGACAGAAAGAGCTATGGCCCCGGGGTTGGCCGCATCTGGCTGGACGATGTTCATTGCTCAGGGAAAGAACAGTCCTTGGAGTACTGCCGGCATAGGTTTTGGGGGTATCATGACTGCACCCACAAGGAAGATGTAGCTGTGTTCTGCTCAG AATAG